In Deinococcus aquiradiocola, the sequence CCTGCAACTTCGCCAGCATCGCCTCGTTCGACTCGAAGGTATCGATCACCACCCGCACGCCCCGCGCCTTCTCGAAGTCCTTCACGACCTGCGGATCGATGTAGTCCGACCACATGAAGATCCGCAGCGTCTTCCCGTCCCCGCGCGCCACCGGCACCGCCCCGGCCCCCGACTGTACCGGCTCGGCCCGCTGACAGGCGAGCAGCAGCGCGGGCAGCAGCAGCGCCCCCAGCACGGCACGCTCAGCCCTCACGCGCGCCCCCCCGGCGACCCACCGCGTTCGCCACCACGATCAGCAGGACCGTGAACGCGATCAGCAGCGTGCTGAGCGCATTGATGTCCGGCGTCACGCCGCGCTTCACGCTCGTGTACACCAGCACCGGCAGGGTATGGAACCCCGACCCGCTCGTGAAGTACGTGACCACGAAATCGTCCAGCGACAGCGTGAACGCCAGCAGCGCCCCCGACAGCACGCCCGGCAGCGCCAGCGGCAACGTCACGTGCAGGAACGCCCGCAGCCCGCTCGCGCCCAGGTCACGGGCCGCCTCCTCCAGCTCCGGCCCGTACCCCGCCAGCCGCGACCGCACCACCAGCCCCACGTAACTCACCTGGAAGGTCACGTGCGCCAGCAGCACCGTGAAGAGCCCGCCCTGAAACGGCAGCACGTGCCGCACCAGCGCGTAGAACATCAGGAGAGACACGCCCATCACGACGTCCGGAATCACGATGGGCGTCACCAGCAGGAACGTCAGCGCCGTCCGGCCACGGAACGTGTACCGCCACAGGCCCAGGCCCAGCAGCGTGCCCAGCACCACGCTCAGGGCGGTGGACGACACCGCCACCAGCAGCGTGTTCGTCACGGCCTCGCGCACGTCGGAGCGGCCGAACAGCACCGC encodes:
- a CDS encoding ABC transporter permease, encoding MRRVHPLLAGYAWLVYAFMYLPILVLVLFSFNASKFGATWSGFTTHWYAVLFGRSDVREAVTNTLLVAVSSTALSVVLGTLLGLGLWRYTFRGRTALTFLLVTPIVIPDVVMGVSLLMFYALVRHVLPFQGGLFTVLLAHVTFQVSYVGLVVRSRLAGYGPELEEAARDLGASGLRAFLHVTLPLALPGVLSGALLAFTLSLDDFVVTYFTSGSGFHTLPVLVYTSVKRGVTPDINALSTLLIAFTVLLIVVANAVGRRGGAREG